DNA sequence from the Gordonia polyisoprenivorans genome:
TCGGCGCCGGTGGATTGGCCGTCGCCGGAATGGCCTTCTGGCCGGAGGCGCGCAAAGCGCTGCGCTGAGGAACGTTCGCAGGATTCACTCCGCCCCGTCGAATCCCTGTTGCCGCCATGCCTCATAGACCGCGATACTCGCCGCGTTCGCGAGATTGTGCGAGCGCCGGCCGGCGAGCATCGGGATGCGGACGCGGTCGGTGATCTCCGGCTCGCCGAGAACCTCCTCGGGCAGTCCCGTCGGCTCGGGGCCGAACAGCAGGACGTCGCCGGGACGATAGTCGACGTCGGTGTGATAACGCTGCGCATGTGCGGTGAACGCGAACACGCGCTGCGGCTTGAGTGTCGTCCAGGCCGTGACCAGGTTGGGATGCACTGTCACCGTGGCCATCTCGTGGTAGTCCAAGCCGGCTCGTTTGACCTGGGCGTCGGACATCGAGAACCCGAGTGGCTCGATCAGATGCAGCTCGCATCCGGTGTTCGCGGACAGCCGGATCGCGTTGCCGGTGTTGGGCGGGATACACGGTTGGTAGAACATGATCCGGAACATGGCAGTCATTGTGCCGGGTGCAGGTCGTCGAGCCGGGTGTTGGCCCCGCACAGGACGATGCAGAGCGTGGAATCGGCCGTTGGTTCGACGGCGCCGGTGGTGACCGCGGCGACGGCGGTGGCCGTGCCGTGCTCGATGACGATCCGGAAGCGGTCCCACATCATCCGGCGGGCCGCGACGAGGTCGGCGTCGTCGACGATCACGGAGTCCACGGCCCGGTCGGCGATGGTCGCCCAGCAGATGCCACCGACCCGACTCGCACCCAGCGAATCCGCTGCGATGCTGTCCAACTCGACCGTGACAGGCTCTCCGGCCGTTCGGGCCTGATGCAGACACGAGGCGCCGATCGGTTCGGCCCCGATGAGCCGGTCACCGGGCCGCAGGGTGGCGGCGAGCCCGGCGAGCAGGCCGCCGCCGCCGACACAGGCAACGGTCTGCAACCTGCGTCCCGGGAGGTCCTCGGCCACCTCGAGGCCGATGGTGCCCGCGCCGGCCACGATCGTCGGCAGATCGTAGGCGTGCAACAGCAGTGCGCCGGAGTCGGCGGCCTGCGCCGCGGCGGCGTCGGCGGACTCCTGATACCGAGTGCCGATGAGCCGCACCGTCGCCCCGAGTGAACGCAGCGCCGAGACCTTGACCGCCGGTGCGGTCTCGGGGACCACCACGGTTGCCGGAACATCGACGAGCCGGGCAGCCCACGCCGCACCCAGGGCGGCGTTGCCGCCGGAGGCCACGAGAACCCCGGCCTCGGGCAGAGCATCGCGGGCGTCGGCGTCGAGCACCGCGTTGAGGCTGCCGCGCACCTTGAAGCAGCCACCGAGC
Encoded proteins:
- a CDS encoding serine/threonine dehydratase — its product is MSPAAPDPDHAHAATPGAITAADVMAARARLAGRLRRTPLLETTLDTVGGPVDVVFKLEYTQLGGCFKVRGSLNAVLDADARDALPEAGVLVASGGNAALGAAWAARLVDVPATVVVPETAPAVKVSALRSLGATVRLIGTRYQESADAAAAQAADSGALLLHAYDLPTIVAGAGTIGLEVAEDLPGRRLQTVACVGGGGLLAGLAATLRPGDRLIGAEPIGASCLHQARTAGEPVTVELDSIAADSLGASRVGGICWATIADRAVDSVIVDDADLVAARRMMWDRFRIVIEHGTATAVAAVTTGAVEPTADSTLCIVLCGANTRLDDLHPAQ
- a CDS encoding tRNA (cytidine(34)-2'-O)-methyltransferase is translated as MFRIMFYQPCIPPNTGNAIRLSANTGCELHLIEPLGFSMSDAQVKRAGLDYHEMATVTVHPNLVTAWTTLKPQRVFAFTAHAQRYHTDVDYRPGDVLLFGPEPTGLPEEVLGEPEITDRVRIPMLAGRRSHNLANAASIAVYEAWRQQGFDGAE